Proteins from a genomic interval of Paenibacillus lentus:
- a CDS encoding LysR family transcriptional regulator — MNSLVRLETFLVLVECGSYTEAAKQLYCSQPTISNHIRQLEEQLETVLFHRNSKRLELTEQGQILLTYARQITKLADEAAAMVKKSTLQQDRILSVYVSNYISEYYFSKILASFHQRFPAQMLEIHTYCYNELRHFLMDGKSNFALLPLYLEDEQLHAEFDYIVLFEERFSLVIPPNHHWSSRKLLYPRDFDRQTILLPQSLYLCQYMKKQLAQHNIHIRYLQMSNFSTIKQSVRAGLGISFLPDAVIQAELEQAQLETIPVSGLQLKRKNGVILRKQQQLTEAEQAFCNEVQAFFHAKNSSPHYANEQAFSRARV; from the coding sequence ATGAATTCGTTAGTACGGCTAGAAACCTTCCTCGTTCTTGTCGAATGTGGCTCGTATACAGAGGCGGCCAAACAGTTGTACTGTTCGCAGCCTACCATTAGTAATCATATTCGGCAGTTGGAGGAACAACTTGAGACCGTCCTTTTTCATCGTAATAGTAAGAGGCTAGAATTGACCGAACAAGGACAAATTTTGTTAACATATGCTCGGCAAATAACCAAGCTTGCAGATGAGGCGGCCGCAATGGTAAAGAAATCTACGCTTCAGCAGGATCGTATTCTCTCCGTTTATGTAAGCAATTATATATCCGAATATTATTTTTCGAAAATTTTAGCGAGTTTCCATCAGCGCTTCCCTGCTCAAATGCTGGAAATTCACACCTATTGTTACAATGAGTTACGCCACTTTTTAATGGATGGTAAATCTAATTTTGCTCTTCTCCCTCTTTATTTGGAAGATGAACAGCTACATGCAGAATTTGATTATATCGTTTTGTTCGAGGAGCGATTTTCATTGGTTATTCCCCCTAATCATCACTGGAGCAGCCGAAAATTATTATACCCGAGAGATTTCGACCGTCAAACAATTTTGCTACCTCAAAGCCTATATCTTTGCCAATATATGAAGAAACAATTAGCCCAGCATAATATCCATATACGTTATTTGCAAATGAGCAATTTTAGCACCATTAAGCAATCGGTCAGGGCCGGACTCGGTATTTCATTCCTACCCGACGCCGTAATCCAAGCTGAACTGGAGCAAGCCCAACTTGAGACGATCCCCGTTTCGGGTCTGCAGCTCAAACGTAAAAACGGCGTTATCCTCCGCAAGCAGCAGCAGCTTACTGAAGCAGAGCAGGCTTTTTGCAACGAAGTTCAAGCTTTCTTTCATGCTAAGAATAGTAGCCCACACTATGCAAATGAACAAGCTTTCAGTAGAGCGCGGGTGTAA
- a CDS encoding ABC transporter ATP-binding protein: MIEVDKVTKQYGRRQQKVTAIRDVTITIREHEIFALIGESGSGKSTLAAMIAGLEQPSKGKIVWRNIQNEPVKERIYPRQRTQAQMVFQNPDRSLNPYWDVKDIVAEPLILKGVSPTKAYHHAAELLERVHLPLSMLARRPGQCSGGQKQRIAIARAIALAPAVLIADEITSALDPETEQDILKLLVALKREQSMAILYITHRLETISGFADRMAVMKDGLIVEEGQCEQILQAPKTDYTRALLKACSFA; encoded by the coding sequence ATGATAGAGGTCGACAAGGTTACGAAGCAATATGGGAGGCGTCAGCAAAAGGTTACTGCTATACGCGATGTTACAATTACAATTCGCGAGCATGAAATATTCGCACTGATTGGGGAAAGTGGCTCAGGCAAGTCCACTTTGGCTGCCATGATTGCCGGCTTGGAGCAGCCGTCGAAAGGCAAGATCGTTTGGCGGAATATTCAGAATGAACCTGTGAAGGAACGCATATATCCCCGGCAGCGTACACAAGCCCAGATGGTGTTTCAAAATCCAGATCGTTCATTGAATCCTTATTGGGACGTAAAAGATATTGTCGCTGAGCCGCTGATTTTAAAAGGGGTATCGCCTACCAAAGCCTATCATCATGCAGCGGAATTGCTGGAACGAGTCCACTTGCCACTCTCGATGCTGGCGCGTCGTCCCGGACAATGTTCCGGAGGGCAGAAGCAGCGTATAGCTATTGCGCGAGCTATAGCTCTTGCTCCAGCCGTCCTTATTGCCGATGAAATAACATCGGCGCTTGACCCGGAAACCGAGCAGGACATTTTGAAGCTGCTTGTCGCATTGAAGCGCGAGCAGAGCATGGCTATTCTATACATTACACATCGCTTGGAGACAATTAGCGGATTTGCGGATCGGATGGCCGTGATGAAGGATGGCTTGATTGTGGAGGAGGGGCAGTGCGAACAAATTTTACAAGCACCAAAGACCGATTACACCCGCGCTCTACTGAAAGCTTGTTCATTTGCATAG
- a CDS encoding ATP-binding cassette domain-containing protein — MNRMKRLNRWNRLKITGGAIVALFIATAIIGPSLAQFAPFALEGERFTIPSRVHWLGTNSLGQDIFSGIVHGARITLFIGLAVALLSTFLSALLGLLAGYSQRLDPLLNSLANMLLVLPSLLLILIVASFTGGGMWQLIITLGLLTWPGYMRLIRASVLSLKEREFVKSAQLFGGGTFYILRKHLLPFLWPILKTKFILSFRQAVIMEASLSFIGVGDPNRPSWGKMLQQAFGTSETWMTDAWQWTVLPPTMAILLITLGLALMGEADVASASSERIVAEKAIAHKPKPVLSKKTADTPDSWASQAVIAADDLCVTYAGEVIIEPLSLSVESGTVTALIGQSGSGKTTLARALYGLLPHAAVQGSVHINGKRVYGWGQGDKSEAGIGMRRWVDAAFIFQDSSSSFNPLLTVGQQFTEAIPDLITKQEKRRIAAEALREVQLNERLLEHYPHELSGGMLSRALIALALLNKPAVLIADEPTAALDPILKREILELMVEKVREYGMTLLLITHDIPAAVHTADKIMVLHSGKMVKCLNKDEWIVWQGLVQEHKVWRFT, encoded by the coding sequence ATGAATAGGATGAAAAGATTAAATAGATGGAATAGATTGAAAATAACCGGTGGAGCTATCGTAGCACTATTCATTGCCACAGCTATCATTGGACCGTCCCTGGCGCAATTTGCGCCATTCGCTCTGGAGGGCGAACGCTTCACCATTCCCTCCAGAGTTCATTGGCTCGGTACCAATTCACTTGGCCAGGATATATTTAGCGGCATTGTGCATGGGGCAAGAATCACCTTGTTTATCGGACTCGCAGTAGCCCTGCTCAGTACATTTCTAAGCGCGCTCCTCGGTTTGCTTGCCGGATATTCGCAGCGGCTTGATCCGCTGCTTAACTCGCTGGCCAATATGCTTCTGGTATTGCCTTCGCTGCTGCTCATATTAATTGTGGCATCATTTACCGGAGGGGGAATGTGGCAGCTGATCATTACCCTTGGCCTGTTGACATGGCCTGGGTACATGCGGCTCATACGAGCCTCGGTGTTGTCGTTAAAGGAAAGGGAATTTGTTAAATCGGCCCAGTTGTTTGGCGGCGGTACATTCTATATTTTACGCAAGCATTTGCTTCCATTCTTATGGCCGATATTAAAGACGAAATTTATATTATCTTTTCGGCAAGCCGTCATCATGGAAGCGAGTTTATCGTTTATAGGTGTTGGAGACCCCAACCGTCCTTCATGGGGAAAAATGCTGCAGCAAGCTTTCGGCACGAGTGAAACATGGATGACGGATGCATGGCAATGGACGGTACTTCCTCCGACAATGGCTATATTGCTCATTACATTGGGACTTGCTTTGATGGGAGAGGCGGATGTAGCAAGCGCTAGTAGTGAAAGAATTGTTGCTGAAAAAGCAATCGCGCATAAACCTAAACCTGTCTTGAGCAAAAAGACTGCCGATACACCTGATTCCTGGGCGTCGCAGGCGGTTATAGCGGCAGATGATCTTTGCGTAACGTATGCGGGGGAAGTCATTATAGAGCCTCTATCTCTGTCTGTGGAATCAGGGACTGTGACCGCTTTGATTGGACAATCCGGTTCGGGAAAAACAACGCTGGCTCGAGCCTTGTACGGGTTGCTTCCACATGCTGCTGTACAAGGAAGTGTGCATATTAACGGCAAGCGGGTTTACGGCTGGGGGCAAGGCGACAAAAGCGAAGCAGGGATAGGGATGAGGCGCTGGGTTGATGCGGCCTTTATATTTCAAGACTCTAGCTCAAGCTTCAATCCACTGCTGACAGTCGGTCAACAATTTACCGAAGCGATCCCGGATCTAATCACCAAGCAAGAAAAGCGAAGGATAGCGGCCGAGGCCTTACGGGAAGTACAGCTTAATGAAAGGCTGCTCGAGCATTATCCTCATGAGTTAAGCGGGGGGATGCTCAGCAGAGCGCTCATTGCATTGGCGCTGCTGAATAAACCAGCAGTACTAATTGCCGATGAACCGACAGCTGCGCTTGATCCTATTTTAAAACGAGAAATATTGGAGCTGATGGTTGAGAAGGTACGTGAATATGGCATGACGCTTCTACTGATTACACATGACATCCCTGCAGCTGTTCACACCGCGGATAAAATCATGGTGCTTCACAGCGGAAAGATGGTCAAATGCCTAAATAAGGATGAGTGGATCGTGTGGCAGGGATTGGTTCAGGAACATAAGGTTTGGAGGTTTACATGA
- a CDS encoding ABC transporter permease, with translation MSATKQALTYMAVLVFVVLINFWLPRLLPGGPVEYLTGGGEEGVIFLSEVQKQAMLEYYHLNDSLWIQFMTYIQGLFIFDFGLSFTYKAPVFEVIVTHLPWTLLIVGAATALSMIIGLTIGLWSAWKYPGRKDRSIFMVMLGFSAVPEFLIGMLLLIGLSVKAGAFPLSGAESPFAQAEHWLGRVIDIGKHAFLPIATLTIGNLAGMYLLMRNEAIRVRQDTYVEFAAAKGIRERAVLWRHVARNSALPLVTVIVTRIGGMLAGSVLVETVFSYPGIGKLLQEAILARDYPLLHGLFLMMTLFVLCLNLLADLIYPRLDPRIRVAKKGETA, from the coding sequence ATGTCGGCAACTAAACAAGCTTTAACTTATATGGCTGTACTGGTGTTCGTGGTATTGATAAACTTTTGGCTTCCAAGGCTTCTGCCTGGTGGGCCGGTAGAGTATTTGACCGGAGGCGGGGAAGAAGGCGTCATATTCCTCTCTGAGGTACAGAAACAAGCGATGCTGGAGTATTATCATCTGAATGACTCGCTATGGATTCAGTTCATGACTTATATACAAGGCCTGTTTATTTTCGACTTCGGCTTATCGTTTACGTACAAGGCTCCAGTGTTCGAGGTGATTGTAACCCATTTGCCTTGGACACTGCTGATCGTAGGGGCAGCAACCGCATTGTCGATGATTATCGGTTTGACGATTGGGCTGTGGTCAGCGTGGAAATATCCGGGGAGAAAGGATCGCTCCATCTTTATGGTGATGTTGGGTTTTAGCGCGGTGCCTGAATTTCTTATAGGCATGCTGCTGCTTATCGGCTTATCTGTTAAAGCGGGTGCGTTCCCGCTTAGCGGTGCGGAGAGTCCCTTTGCTCAAGCTGAGCATTGGTTGGGTCGAGTTATTGATATCGGCAAACATGCCTTTTTGCCCATCGCAACATTGACGATAGGGAATTTGGCGGGAATGTATCTTCTGATGCGAAATGAAGCTATTCGAGTACGTCAGGACACGTATGTTGAGTTCGCAGCAGCGAAAGGAATTCGTGAACGTGCTGTCCTGTGGCGTCATGTTGCTCGCAATTCAGCATTGCCCCTGGTCACGGTTATCGTTACTCGTATAGGGGGAATGCTGGCTGGGTCGGTACTGGTAGAGACAGTGTTCTCTTATCCGGGCATCGGGAAATTACTGCAAGAAGCGATCTTAGCACGAGATTATCCGCTGCTGCATGGTCTGTTCCTAATGATGACGCTGTTCGTCCTATGCCTCAATCTGCTTGCCGATTTAATTTATCCTCGGCTTGATCCCCGGATTCGCGTGGCCAAAAAGGGGGAAACAGCATGA
- a CDS encoding ABC transporter substrate-binding protein: MFFSEKFYIKSILAILIICLAVLTAGCGMQKNAEQVDSSEQPITAAGEVSIAQPAANEVKQIRIAWGNSGYPSPFAFSASGPGGFLRNSFLFDTLTWKDEHGVIPWLAKSWSVSDSGLEYTFELEQGVKWHDGEQFTADDVVFSFEYYKSHPFMWTGDISQIKSVARVGDHEVQFTLNNKYAPFLTDLVGIVPILPKHVWEQVDKPLEFRDSSALVGTGPYILKEYDEKAGQYLYTANDSYFKGKVRVREVAYINAQNKVLSLQKNEIDATMVLNYAEVEQMVKEGFDVIKSAPTGSALRVTFNLEHPQLKDKRLRQALAYAVDREEMASKITGGEPMVGNAGIIPPDSPWYNTQVKQYEYDPSKAERILDELGYTKKANGLREDLKLNVMVSSTSPEAQVMQEMLKKVGVILNIQQVDSATFSAAMGENKYDMAVTGHIGLSGDPDYLRLWFLGQASNSLAARGKQFDHKEFQQLAVMQMTELDAPRRKEIVSEMQDILAEELPTLVLYHRPFYFLHKQSQYDGWFNTAGGIADGIPLWDNKAAFIDVGN; encoded by the coding sequence ATGTTCTTTAGCGAGAAATTCTATATAAAAAGTATATTGGCTATCTTAATCATCTGTTTAGCCGTGTTGACTGCAGGCTGTGGCATGCAGAAGAATGCTGAACAAGTAGACTCCTCGGAACAACCCATTACTGCTGCGGGGGAGGTCTCGATCGCTCAGCCTGCAGCGAATGAAGTGAAGCAAATTAGAATCGCTTGGGGGAACAGTGGATATCCGTCTCCGTTTGCTTTTAGCGCTTCTGGACCTGGGGGGTTCCTAAGAAACTCCTTTTTATTCGATACATTAACCTGGAAGGATGAGCATGGCGTAATCCCATGGCTGGCTAAATCCTGGAGCGTATCCGATTCTGGGCTCGAGTATACTTTCGAGCTGGAGCAAGGGGTTAAGTGGCATGACGGCGAGCAGTTTACGGCAGATGATGTCGTATTTAGCTTCGAATATTATAAGAGCCACCCTTTTATGTGGACAGGCGATATTAGTCAAATTAAGTCGGTGGCCAGGGTAGGAGATCATGAAGTTCAATTCACATTGAATAATAAATATGCGCCGTTCCTGACCGATCTTGTTGGCATTGTTCCGATTCTTCCTAAGCATGTGTGGGAACAGGTGGACAAGCCGCTGGAATTCCGCGATTCGTCGGCTCTTGTTGGAACTGGTCCTTATATATTGAAGGAATATGATGAGAAAGCCGGACAGTATTTGTATACGGCGAACGATAGCTATTTTAAAGGCAAAGTTCGGGTTCGGGAAGTAGCTTATATTAATGCACAAAACAAAGTGCTGTCTCTGCAAAAAAACGAAATCGATGCAACGATGGTGTTGAATTATGCTGAAGTCGAGCAAATGGTAAAGGAAGGTTTTGATGTCATCAAGAGTGCACCAACGGGGAGTGCTTTGCGCGTCACGTTTAATCTCGAACATCCACAGCTAAAGGACAAGCGACTGCGCCAAGCGCTGGCCTACGCGGTCGATCGTGAGGAGATGGCAAGTAAGATTACCGGCGGTGAGCCGATGGTTGGAAATGCAGGTATTATTCCACCGGATTCTCCATGGTACAACACGCAGGTGAAGCAGTATGAATACGATCCGTCCAAGGCAGAGCGAATCCTTGATGAGCTTGGCTATACGAAGAAGGCGAACGGCCTACGCGAGGATTTGAAGCTGAATGTGATGGTATCCTCCACATCTCCCGAAGCTCAGGTAATGCAGGAAATGCTGAAGAAGGTCGGCGTCATCTTGAATATTCAGCAAGTAGACTCGGCAACATTCTCGGCGGCCATGGGTGAGAACAAATATGATATGGCAGTAACCGGGCATATTGGCCTGAGTGGAGACCCTGATTATTTGCGTTTATGGTTCCTTGGTCAGGCCAGCAACTCTCTGGCCGCGAGAGGAAAGCAGTTTGATCATAAGGAGTTCCAGCAGCTTGCCGTCATGCAAATGACTGAGCTTGACGCACCCAGACGGAAAGAAATCGTGTCAGAGATGCAAGATATTTTGGCAGAGGAATTACCGACGCTTGTACTGTATCACAGACCCTTCTACTTCTTGCATAAACAGAGCCAATATGACGGATGGTTCAATACTGCGGGAGGTATAGCAGACGGTATACCATTATGGGACAATAAGGCAGCTTTTATCGATGTCGGCAACTAA
- a CDS encoding phosphate starvation-inducible protein PhoH — MTAEASLAGKAPRFVVLDSGCYFSSRESCEKVLGDDVLVLDTYRLTNYDLNPHACLVIDGFVDQQFLYEKRERIQQFLDRGKMLIFSGNLFLPWLPGASLFVPKPIHSHLDYVVSIQGSHPIFAGVDANDLTYNKGVSGFFARGHHPVPSRAEVLLTLPNGEPITYIDRHSTRGTLLVHSGNNLLGYNDPSNTTGLIGKQLKAWVEEEYRLIQARRETQ; from the coding sequence ATGACGGCAGAAGCTAGTTTGGCAGGCAAAGCGCCACGCTTTGTTGTATTGGATTCAGGCTGTTATTTCAGCAGTCGAGAGAGTTGTGAAAAAGTACTCGGAGACGACGTCCTAGTCTTAGACACATATCGTTTAACAAATTATGATTTGAATCCACATGCTTGTCTAGTGATAGACGGTTTTGTGGATCAACAGTTTTTATATGAGAAGAGAGAGCGAATTCAGCAATTTTTGGATCGGGGAAAAATGCTGATTTTTAGCGGGAATCTATTCCTGCCGTGGCTTCCGGGAGCTTCGTTATTCGTACCTAAGCCCATTCATAGCCATCTGGATTATGTCGTATCGATTCAAGGATCGCATCCGATATTTGCAGGCGTCGATGCGAATGACCTGACATATAACAAAGGGGTATCCGGTTTTTTTGCCCGCGGGCATCATCCGGTTCCTTCCCGTGCGGAGGTGCTGCTGACACTGCCTAACGGTGAACCGATTACCTACATCGATCGCCATAGTACGCGTGGAACCCTTCTTGTTCATTCGGGTAACAATTTGTTGGGTTATAACGATCCCAGCAATACCACCGGACTCATCGGGAAGCAACTGAAGGCATGGGTGGAAGAGGAATATAGGCTGATTCAGGCAAGGAGAGAGACGCAATGA